Proteins encoded in a region of the Pseudothermotoga elfii DSM 9442 = NBRC 107921 genome:
- a CDS encoding ABC transporter permease, with the protein MNEIAEISLRSIYVNSSAILISTVIAVPLALVVDFFSFKFKKTVVLTFQTLTGVPPVLIGLLVYLLLSRNGPMGNLDLLFTSAAMIFAQVLIAIPIIFSVCYSHFSKVDEKLRIIMKTLGANKFQQMMGILEESFAGVINAILTAFGRVVGEVGAVMIVGGNISGKTRILTTSIVLYTNMGRFESAIISGIVLLCIAFTINWVVIFISNIWRVHDVVRD; encoded by the coding sequence ATGAATGAAATCGCCGAAATATCTCTGAGATCTATATATGTTAATTCATCCGCCATTTTGATATCAACTGTAATTGCAGTGCCTTTAGCACTGGTTGTTGATTTTTTCTCATTCAAATTCAAAAAAACCGTTGTACTGACTTTCCAGACCCTGACGGGTGTTCCACCTGTCTTGATAGGCTTACTCGTTTATCTCCTTCTATCAAGAAATGGTCCAATGGGGAACTTGGACCTTCTTTTTACCTCGGCTGCAATGATTTTCGCGCAGGTTTTGATAGCAATCCCTATTATTTTTTCAGTATGTTATTCTCATTTTTCAAAAGTGGATGAAAAACTCAGGATTATCATGAAAACACTCGGTGCAAATAAATTTCAACAAATGATGGGTATACTTGAAGAATCTTTTGCCGGAGTAATCAATGCAATATTGACGGCTTTTGGAAGAGTTGTCGGCGAAGTTGGTGCAGTTATGATTGTTGGTGGAAATATTTCCGGAAAAACACGAATATTAACAACGTCGATTGTTCTCTACACAAACATGGGAAGGTTTGAATCAGCCATTATTTCCGGGATAGTACTTTTGTGCATCGCATTTACCATCAACTGGGTAGTCATATTTATATCAAATATATGGAGAGTTCATGATGTTGTACGAGATTGA
- a CDS encoding ABC transporter ATP-binding protein translates to MMLYEIDGLSFSYDSKFTLYIEKFEIENGIVGITGPSGSGKTTFLLNLAFLYTGRWKIFRFMGEDVSNEGLQRLRKIVTYVPQHPVLFRKSVFDNIAYPLKIRQLSNEQIKEKVCKIAEQLFIQDILEKKAWQISGGQAKRVCIARGFVFEPKVVLLDEPTSDLDDTNKQMVENFVLKTSEKTNIIVVSHDKEQLSRLCERVFFLENGRLYF, encoded by the coding sequence ATGATGTTGTACGAGATTGACGGCCTCTCATTCAGCTACGATTCTAAGTTCACTCTGTACATAGAGAAATTTGAAATCGAAAATGGCATTGTCGGTATAACTGGACCATCAGGAAGTGGCAAGACAACTTTTCTTCTCAATCTTGCCTTTTTATACACTGGAAGATGGAAAATCTTCAGATTCATGGGGGAAGATGTAAGCAATGAGGGCCTTCAAAGATTGAGAAAGATTGTCACTTATGTTCCACAACACCCCGTGTTATTCAGAAAAAGTGTTTTTGACAACATCGCCTATCCATTGAAAATCAGGCAATTGTCAAATGAGCAAATAAAGGAAAAAGTTTGTAAAATTGCCGAGCAATTGTTTATTCAGGATATTCTCGAAAAAAAGGCCTGGCAAATTTCTGGAGGGCAGGCAAAAAGGGTATGCATAGCACGTGGCTTTGTTTTTGAACCGAAGGTTGTACTTTTAGATGAACCGACATCAGACCTCGATGATACTAACAAACAAATGGTTGAAAATTTCGTATTGAAAACATCAGAAAAAACGAATATTATCGTTGTATCGCATGATAAAGAACAATTATCAAGGTTGTGTGAAAGAGTATTTTTTCTTGAAAATGGCAGACTTTATTTTTAA
- a CDS encoding D-alanine--D-alanine ligase family protein: MGLAYNLPRGTRPDVEDWEAEYDSMEVVMDIKKSIESGGHEVVLMEAVPEKFIPALTSEKVDIVYNFAEGTYSRAREAQVPAILSFYNIPYTGSDATTLAVCLDKALTKQILLTKDIKTPRFQVIRSPQEKLRKNMRFPLILKLNAEGSSKGISETGLVHNYDEYKKEIDRLFSIYSEPVLVEEFIRGREFTIGVLQEGNKYHVLPIMEIHFKHGKEFYSYKVKKNSDYYVDYTCPAKIDPMLERKLKNMAVKICKTLEIKDVARMDLRVSQEDNNPYFLEINPLPGMARGFSDLPRIAEVADLTYEELVLHVLENAVKRSGLVQDASLVQWG, translated from the coding sequence GTGGGGTTAGCCTATAACTTACCAAGAGGAACAAGGCCGGATGTCGAAGATTGGGAAGCAGAGTATGACAGCATGGAAGTTGTCATGGACATTAAAAAATCTATCGAGAGTGGAGGACATGAAGTTGTTTTAATGGAAGCTGTGCCGGAAAAATTCATTCCTGCCCTTACATCTGAAAAAGTTGATATCGTCTATAATTTTGCAGAAGGCACTTACAGTAGAGCCCGAGAAGCTCAAGTTCCTGCTATTCTTTCTTTTTACAACATTCCTTACACAGGTTCAGATGCGACAACTCTTGCAGTTTGCCTTGACAAAGCGCTCACAAAGCAGATACTTTTGACCAAAGATATCAAAACCCCACGTTTTCAGGTGATTCGATCACCGCAGGAAAAATTGAGAAAAAACATGAGATTTCCCCTAATTTTAAAACTCAATGCGGAAGGTTCTTCAAAAGGTATTTCTGAAACTGGGCTTGTACACAATTATGATGAGTACAAAAAAGAAATCGACAGGCTGTTTTCTATTTACAGCGAACCAGTTTTGGTAGAGGAATTCATCAGAGGTAGAGAATTCACTATTGGTGTTTTGCAGGAAGGAAATAAATACCATGTGCTTCCAATAATGGAGATTCATTTTAAACATGGTAAAGAATTTTACAGTTATAAGGTCAAGAAAAATTCAGATTATTATGTAGATTACACCTGTCCAGCAAAGATCGATCCTATGTTGGAAAGAAAGCTGAAAAACATGGCAGTGAAGATCTGTAAAACCCTCGAGATTAAAGATGTAGCGAGGATGGACCTGAGGGTTTCTCAAGAAGATAACAATCCATATTTTCTGGAGATTAACCCACTTCCAGGTATGGCAAGAGGTTTTTCTGATTTACCAAGAATAGCAGAAGTTGCTGATTTGACTTATGAAGAACTCGTTCTTCATGTCCTTGAGAATGCTGTAAAAAGAAGTGGGTTAGTACAAGATGCATCTTTAGTTCAATGGGGGTGA
- a CDS encoding NAD(P)-dependent malic enzyme translates to MEGIFENMKKKAEKPSQESLALHTHYQGKIQLAPKVPVRSYDDFAVWYTPGVAAVCQSIVNDKQAVYEYTNVGNAIAIVSDGTRVLGLGNIGPQAGLPVMEGKALLFKYLGGVDAIPLCIGTKNIDEIIQFCKWISPSIGGINLEDIENPKCFMLLQKLQEELSIPVFHDDQQGTATVTLAALINAVRVVKKDLKEIRIALIGAGSANYALLKLLDRIGIDLGKIIACDVNGVITKDRAKNFDQITKNLWLKTNEENVSGGAEEALKGADVCIAYSKSGPGVIKPEWIKTMNKDAIVFAGANPVPEIWPWEAKQAGARIVATGRSDFPNQVNNSLGFPAIFRGVLDVRATKVTDEMCVAAAQAIADFAYKKAIHEEYIVPTMEEDQVYVEEAIAVAKKAIEQGVAQKPLSDQELRKKIEERIKAGRIMERVLVNANVIKLP, encoded by the coding sequence ATGGAAGGTATTTTTGAAAACATGAAAAAAAAGGCTGAAAAACCATCTCAAGAGTCTCTGGCTTTGCACACTCATTATCAGGGAAAAATTCAATTAGCTCCGAAGGTTCCTGTCAGATCGTACGACGATTTTGCCGTCTGGTACACACCTGGTGTGGCTGCAGTTTGTCAAAGTATAGTCAATGATAAGCAGGCGGTCTACGAATATACAAACGTGGGTAATGCCATTGCAATAGTGAGTGATGGAACGAGAGTTCTCGGATTAGGGAATATAGGGCCACAAGCAGGATTGCCTGTCATGGAAGGCAAAGCACTTCTTTTTAAGTATCTCGGCGGTGTTGATGCTATACCACTCTGCATAGGAACTAAAAATATTGATGAAATAATTCAGTTTTGTAAATGGATTTCGCCGTCTATAGGGGGTATCAATCTCGAAGATATTGAAAATCCGAAATGTTTTATGTTACTTCAAAAACTTCAGGAGGAACTTTCTATTCCGGTATTTCATGATGACCAACAGGGGACCGCAACAGTTACACTTGCTGCTCTTATAAATGCCGTTCGTGTGGTTAAAAAAGATTTGAAAGAAATTCGTATCGCTTTGATAGGAGCCGGTAGTGCTAATTACGCACTTTTAAAACTCCTTGATAGAATAGGGATCGATTTGGGAAAGATAATTGCCTGTGATGTAAATGGTGTAATAACTAAAGACAGAGCAAAGAATTTTGACCAGATAACTAAAAATTTATGGCTCAAAACGAATGAAGAAAATGTCTCAGGAGGCGCGGAAGAAGCTTTAAAAGGTGCAGATGTGTGTATAGCCTATTCAAAAAGTGGACCCGGGGTGATAAAACCAGAATGGATAAAAACAATGAACAAAGATGCCATCGTTTTTGCAGGAGCCAATCCTGTTCCGGAGATCTGGCCCTGGGAGGCAAAGCAAGCGGGTGCGAGAATAGTCGCAACAGGCAGAAGTGATTTTCCAAACCAGGTGAACAATTCTCTTGGTTTCCCAGCCATTTTCAGAGGGGTGCTCGATGTCAGGGCAACAAAGGTAACAGATGAAATGTGTGTGGCTGCAGCTCAAGCTATTGCAGATTTTGCTTATAAAAAGGCGATACACGAAGAATACATAGTTCCGACAATGGAAGAAGACCAGGTTTATGTTGAAGAAGCGATTGCAGTTGCGAAGAAAGCTATCGAGCAGGGTGTTGCACAAAAGCCTTTGAGCGATCAGGAACTCAGGAAAAAGATCGAAGAAAGAATTAAAGCTGGAAGAATTATGGAAAGAGTTCTTGTGAATGCAAATGTTATCAAACTTCCGTAG
- a CDS encoding CoA-binding protein — MDPRNYRKIAVIGASKNREKYGNKIVRDLRSKGFEVYPVNPKSDIIEGLKCFKNLEELPKDIELLVFVLPPDQGLEETQKALNLGFKRLWFQPGAGSKDIESFLKNNDAEYSMGKCIMIETSF, encoded by the coding sequence GTGGACCCCAGGAATTACAGAAAAATCGCGGTTATCGGTGCAAGTAAAAACAGAGAAAAATATGGCAATAAAATTGTAAGAGATCTGCGCTCGAAAGGATTTGAGGTTTATCCAGTTAACCCCAAGAGTGACATTATCGAAGGATTGAAATGTTTCAAGAATCTTGAGGAGCTTCCGAAAGATATAGAGCTTTTAGTTTTTGTTTTACCACCAGATCAGGGTTTGGAGGAAACACAAAAAGCCCTTAATCTTGGATTTAAAAGACTTTGGTTTCAACCGGGTGCAGGCTCGAAAGACATCGAAAGCTTTTTGAAAAACAACGATGCAGAATATTCAATGGGTAAGTGTATAATGATTGAGACAAGTTTTTAA